The Candidatus Koribacter versatilis Ellin345 genome has a segment encoding these proteins:
- a CDS encoding bacteriohemerythrin, with the protein MWAAFAKPEDFPNLGHEAIDDEHENIARLMNELHDAIHHRVALSEQRRLHHELETYVRVNNRSEEQMMETDSYPNRESHHKAHEAMYRKLYEYEKVLQAGREDASLQGLHALRELLIRHIAQEDSRVASWHRIHNISADSPD; encoded by the coding sequence ATGTGGGCGGCATTCGCAAAACCTGAGGACTTCCCGAATCTCGGTCATGAAGCAATCGACGATGAGCACGAAAATATCGCCCGTCTCATGAACGAATTGCACGATGCAATCCACCACCGGGTAGCGCTGTCGGAACAACGTCGGCTTCACCACGAACTGGAAACGTACGTTCGCGTAAACAACCGCTCGGAAGAGCAGATGATGGAAACGGATTCCTATCCGAACCGCGAGAGCCACCACAAAGCTCACGAGGCGATGTACCGCAAGCTCTACGAATACGAAAAGGTCCTGCAAGCCGGCCGCGAGGACGCGTCGCTCCAGGGCCTCCACGCTTTACGCGAACTCCTCATTCGGCATATCGCGCAGGAGGATTCTCGCGTCGCGAGCTGGCATCGGATTCACAACATCAGCGCCGATTCTCCCGACTAG
- a CDS encoding BON domain-containing protein produces the protein MQTSAKNYRGADGTTLSKNSSDSELENAINAGLSDNPEFREVRASVHKHHVTLMGNVSDKDVKHRAESKADHFVGVRSVKNKIKVGEMETQRATISTSAQ, from the coding sequence GTGCAAACGTCTGCGAAGAACTATCGCGGCGCCGATGGCACGACACTCTCCAAAAACTCAAGTGACTCCGAACTCGAGAACGCCATTAACGCGGGCCTTTCCGATAATCCGGAGTTCCGTGAGGTTCGCGCGTCCGTACACAAGCACCACGTGACCTTGATGGGTAACGTCTCCGACAAAGACGTGAAGCACCGCGCCGAGTCCAAAGCGGACCACTTCGTGGGCGTGCGCAGCGTGAAGAACAAGATCAAAGTCGGGGAAATGGAAACGCAGCGGGCGACCATCAGCACCTCCGCGCAGTAA